Proteins encoded by one window of Chryseobacterium aquaeductus:
- the ytxJ gene encoding bacillithiol system redox-active protein YtxJ, translated as MSFFDKIFGGKPEEKESKSFWNLIESEKDLEDAIKKSYSGKIAIFKHSTSCFISKTVLRNFEKEIDDADNHNVTLYFLDLLAHRNISNKIAENFGIRHESPQLIVIKNGNEINNASHQDITLSTLYYE; from the coding sequence ATGAGTTTTTTTGACAAAATATTTGGCGGCAAACCGGAAGAAAAAGAATCTAAATCTTTCTGGAATTTAATAGAATCTGAAAAAGATCTGGAAGACGCGATAAAGAAATCTTATTCCGGAAAAATTGCTATTTTCAAACACTCTACGAGCTGTTTTATCAGCAAAACAGTTTTAAGAAATTTTGAAAAAGAAATTGATGATGCAGATAATCATAATGTAACTCTATATTTTCTAGATCTTTTGGCGCACAGAAATATCTCTAATAAAATAGCAGAAAATTTCGGCATCAGACATGAAAGCCCACAGTTAATTGTAATCAAAAACGGTAACGAGATCAACAATGCATCGCACCAAGATATCACTTTAAGCACGCTGTATTATGAGTAA
- a CDS encoding DUF1569 domain-containing protein produces the protein MVRKSLHNKNDFNEIIERISQLSDNSERKWGRMNAAQMLTHCELVLKVPLKKLHLPKTNFIIRAVGILTKKEIQIFNNGIPPNMPSFQKLIVNFECDFETAKFKLFDTLKEYSKAYENHDLPDDHSLFGKMEEKDWGFLEYKHLNHHLKQFNV, from the coding sequence TTGGTAAGAAAAAGTCTTCACAACAAAAATGATTTCAATGAAATTATTGAGAGAATTTCTCAACTTTCTGATAATTCCGAAAGAAAATGGGGTAGGATGAATGCTGCACAGATGTTAACGCATTGTGAATTGGTTTTAAAAGTTCCATTAAAAAAACTACATCTGCCCAAAACAAACTTTATTATACGAGCAGTCGGGATTTTAACTAAAAAAGAAATTCAGATTTTCAATAACGGAATTCCACCAAACATGCCAAGTTTTCAAAAACTTATCGTTAATTTTGAGTGTGATTTTGAAACAGCAAAATTTAAGCTTTTTGATACTTTGAAAGAATATAGTAAAGCTTATGAAAATCATGATTTACCCGATGATCACTCACTTTTTGGGAAAATGGAAGAAAAAGATTGGGGATTTTTAGAATATAAGCACCTCAATCATCACTTGAAACAATTTAATGTATGA
- a CDS encoding YfiT family bacillithiol transferase, which yields MDNSDIKKFPIGDFQEGNISCDIELESHIKVIKNFPEKLKNLIEDFSNEQLDTPYRNGGWTVRQLVNHLADSHANSFIRFKLALTEENPTIKPYEEAKWAELQDSISIPIKPAMRMLKGIHQRWYFLLKTLTNRQLERTFRHPEKKNDYNLRYYLALYSWHCNHHFAHIENLKKEKGW from the coding sequence ATGGATAATAGTGACATCAAGAAATTTCCAATCGGAGATTTTCAGGAAGGTAACATCAGTTGCGACATCGAACTGGAAAGTCATATCAAAGTCATCAAAAACTTTCCTGAAAAATTAAAAAATTTAATTGAAGATTTTTCTAACGAACAACTTGATACTCCTTACAGAAACGGAGGATGGACGGTGAGACAGCTCGTTAATCATTTGGCAGACAGCCACGCCAATAGTTTTATTCGTTTTAAATTGGCTTTAACAGAGGAAAACCCGACGATAAAACCTTACGAAGAAGCAAAATGGGCAGAACTTCAAGACAGTATAAGTATACCAATAAAACCAGCCATGAGAATGCTGAAAGGAATTCACCAAAGATGGTATTTTTTATTAAAAACTCTTACGAACAGACAGCTTGAAAGAACTTTTCGTCATCCCGAAAAAAAGAATGATTATAATCTCAGATATTATTTAGCACTTTATTCATGGCATTGTAACCATCATTTTGCTCATATCGAAAACTTAAAGAAAGAAAAAGGTTGGTAA
- a CDS encoding DEAD/DEAH box helicase, whose protein sequence is MSFESLGLSSNVIHSVKKLGYLKPFPIQEQAIPVILEGKDLVGIAQTGSGKTACFVMPILEKLQNAEVKKDRNVQVLILVPTRELAIQIDEVFRAFTENLKREIRTMAVYGGVSINPQMKGMFGVEVLIATPGRLLDLIDHNALSISGIQHLVIDEADKMFQLGFGDEMNKLFGMMPVMKQTTLFSATLDDKISEMKKRVSMNPVLIEIKKDEVEIDHIEQLAYHVSPENKGPFLRYLIKEKKVEKALIFVSSTKSADNLVEKLKKNKIKAVAIHSQKSQGARRNNLEEFKVNGAQILVATDLIGRGIHIESLPCVINYELPRSPLDYIHRIGRTGRAGEKGIAINILTDDELQHFRVIQKKMGKKVTLQRTEGIDLHGY, encoded by the coding sequence ATGTCATTTGAGTCGTTAGGATTATCAAGCAATGTTATTCATTCTGTTAAAAAGTTAGGTTATCTGAAGCCATTTCCAATTCAGGAGCAGGCAATTCCTGTGATTTTAGAGGGAAAAGATCTGGTCGGAATTGCACAAACAGGTTCCGGAAAAACGGCTTGTTTTGTCATGCCAATTTTAGAAAAATTACAAAATGCAGAAGTTAAAAAAGACCGTAACGTACAGGTTTTAATATTGGTTCCTACACGAGAATTGGCGATTCAGATTGATGAAGTTTTCAGAGCATTTACAGAAAATCTGAAGCGTGAGATTCGTACAATGGCAGTTTACGGCGGTGTTTCTATCAATCCGCAGATGAAAGGAATGTTCGGTGTAGAAGTACTTATCGCAACTCCTGGTCGTCTTTTAGATTTGATTGACCATAATGCTTTGAGTATCTCAGGAATTCAGCATCTGGTAATTGACGAGGCAGACAAAATGTTTCAGTTAGGTTTTGGCGATGAGATGAATAAGCTTTTTGGTATGATGCCTGTCATGAAACAGACTACTTTATTTTCTGCAACTTTAGATGACAAAATTTCTGAAATGAAGAAGCGTGTATCGATGAATCCTGTATTGATCGAAATCAAGAAAGATGAAGTTGAAATTGATCATATTGAGCAATTAGCCTATCACGTTTCACCGGAAAATAAAGGACCTTTTTTGCGCTATTTAATTAAAGAAAAGAAAGTTGAGAAAGCTTTAATTTTTGTTTCGTCGACAAAATCTGCAGATAATCTGGTCGAAAAGCTGAAGAAAAATAAAATAAAAGCGGTTGCGATTCACAGTCAGAAATCGCAGGGTGCCCGTAGAAATAATTTGGAAGAATTTAAAGTGAATGGTGCTCAGATTTTGGTTGCAACAGACCTGATTGGTCGTGGTATCCACATCGAGTCTCTACCTTGTGTGATTAATTACGAATTACCTCGTTCGCCTTTAGATTACATTCACAGAATTGGCAGAACAGGACGTGCAGGAGAAAAAGGAATAGCCATAAATATTCTTACCGATGATGAATTGCAGCATTTCAGAGTGATTCAAAAGAAAATGGGAAAAAAAGTAACTTTGCAACGAACCGAAGGTATCGATTTACATGGTTATTAA
- the pncA gene encoding bifunctional nicotinamidase/pyrazinamidase, with the protein MKKALIIVDVQNDFCEGGALAVPEANEIIPYINLLMEENEYDQIVLTQDWHPANHKSFASNNGKNVGESIILNGVPQFMWPDHCVEGTFGAEFHKDLNREKVTHIIQKGKNTEIDAYSGFQDNNHFMKTGLDDFLKYHDIQLVEIVGLAMDYCVKFTATDAVANGFITCLHFNGTKAVNVKPDNGKDAIFEMIQKGVTVLG; encoded by the coding sequence ATGAAAAAAGCATTAATAATAGTCGATGTACAGAACGATTTTTGTGAAGGCGGAGCATTGGCTGTTCCTGAAGCAAACGAAATAATTCCATATATCAATCTTCTGATGGAAGAAAATGAGTATGATCAAATCGTTCTAACCCAAGACTGGCATCCCGCAAATCATAAAAGTTTTGCAAGCAACAATGGAAAAAATGTGGGTGAAAGTATTATTTTAAATGGAGTTCCACAGTTTATGTGGCCAGACCACTGCGTTGAAGGAACTTTTGGAGCAGAATTTCATAAGGATTTGAATAGAGAAAAAGTGACTCACATTATCCAGAAAGGAAAAAATACTGAAATTGATGCGTACAGCGGTTTTCAGGATAACAATCATTTTATGAAAACAGGTTTGGATGATTTCTTAAAATATCACGATATTCAATTAGTAGAAATTGTAGGTTTAGCAATGGATTATTGTGTGAAATTTACCGCAACAGATGCCGTTGCAAACGGATTTATCACTTGTCTTCACTTCAACGGAACAAAAGCTGTCAATGTAAAACCTGATAACGGTAAAGATGCTATTTTTGAAATGATTCAGAAAGGAGTGACGGTTTTGGGATAG
- a CDS encoding pseudouridine synthase — MEKKYAKTEKEPFVSNQSEERKSFGKTSFKRGGEGRSSSDVRGKYERGSLKYGRKPGSEKTDRDDDRAKSFVQKRRFKKVEKDVHKDTIRLNKYIANSGICSRREADELIVQGLVEVNGQVVTEMGYQVEKTDKVVFDGQGITPEKPVYILLNKPKGYISTTKDDKARKTVMDLVANASPYRVFPVGRLDRSTTGVILLTNDGHMTKKLTHPSFDAKKIYHVTLDKKLTNEDMKLIVEGIRLEEGIATVDQISFIEGKPKNEIGMEIHIGWNRVIRRIFQRLGYEVEALDRVMFAGMTKKNIKRGHWRILTDLEVNTLKML, encoded by the coding sequence ATGGAAAAAAAATATGCTAAAACTGAAAAAGAACCATTTGTATCTAATCAAAGTGAAGAGAGAAAGTCTTTTGGAAAAACCAGCTTCAAGAGAGGTGGTGAAGGAAGAAGCAGCTCAGATGTAAGAGGAAAATACGAAAGAGGCAGTTTAAAATACGGAAGAAAACCCGGAAGCGAAAAAACTGACAGAGATGATGACAGAGCAAAATCTTTTGTACAGAAAAGAAGATTCAAGAAGGTTGAAAAAGATGTACATAAAGATACGATCCGTCTAAATAAATACATTGCAAACTCAGGAATCTGCAGCAGGAGAGAAGCTGATGAACTAATCGTTCAGGGATTAGTAGAAGTTAACGGACAGGTAGTTACAGAAATGGGATATCAGGTTGAGAAAACGGATAAAGTGGTTTTCGACGGACAAGGTATCACTCCGGAAAAACCGGTTTATATACTTTTAAATAAGCCAAAAGGTTACATTTCTACAACCAAAGATGACAAAGCAAGAAAAACAGTAATGGATTTGGTTGCAAATGCATCTCCGTACCGTGTATTCCCAGTTGGAAGACTAGATCGTTCTACAACGGGAGTTATTCTTTTGACAAATGACGGACACATGACGAAAAAATTGACGCACCCGTCTTTTGATGCCAAAAAGATCTATCATGTAACTTTGGATAAGAAATTAACTAATGAAGACATGAAATTGATTGTTGAAGGTATTCGTCTTGAAGAAGGTATAGCAACGGTTGATCAAATTTCGTTCATTGAAGGGAAACCTAAAAATGAAATCGGAATGGAAATCCACATTGGCTGGAACCGTGTCATCAGAAGAATTTTCCAAAGATTAGGATATGAGGTGGAAGCTCTTGACAGAGTAATGTTCGCAGGAATGACAAAGAAAAACATCAAAAGAGGACACTGGAGAATCCTTACAGATTTGGAAGTGAATACTTTAAAAATGCTTTAA
- the aroB gene encoding 3-dehydroquinate synthase, translating into MITFLDRDFSQLNDFLTENPFSKIFILVDENTHEYCLPVLLGNLETEISFEILEVEPGEEMKNIQTVNHLWEILTEMQADRKALIINLGGGVITDMGGFVSSTYKRGIQFINIPTTLLSMCDASIGGKTGIDLMHYKNMVGTFSFPEQIFVYPQFLETLPYKELRSGFAEMLKHGLIADKTHWENLIQIQKIDAEGIFPHIQTSMDIKQNVVEKDFHEKNVRKTLNFGHTIGHAIESLYLEKGNPILHGEAVALGMTCETHLSFLEGLLSEEDAETIISNISRYYSFLDLSDFKYDDIFKLLLNDKKNEESKINFSLLSGIGSCIFDYQCKTKNIQNSLDFYKKISQF; encoded by the coding sequence ATGATTACTTTTTTAGACCGTGATTTTTCTCAACTCAACGATTTTCTAACCGAAAACCCATTCAGTAAAATTTTTATCCTTGTAGACGAAAATACTCATGAATATTGTCTTCCCGTACTTTTGGGAAATTTGGAAACCGAAATCAGTTTTGAAATTTTGGAAGTTGAGCCGGGTGAAGAAATGAAAAATATTCAGACAGTTAATCATCTGTGGGAAATTTTAACGGAAATGCAGGCTGACCGCAAAGCATTGATTATCAATTTGGGCGGTGGCGTGATTACCGACATGGGTGGTTTTGTTTCGTCTACTTATAAAAGAGGAATTCAGTTTATCAATATTCCTACTACTCTATTATCGATGTGTGATGCTTCTATTGGCGGAAAAACCGGAATTGATCTTATGCATTATAAAAATATGGTGGGGACATTTAGTTTTCCTGAGCAGATTTTTGTGTATCCTCAATTTTTAGAAACACTTCCCTATAAAGAACTGCGAAGTGGCTTTGCAGAAATGCTGAAACATGGATTGATTGCTGACAAAACTCATTGGGAAAATCTTATTCAAATTCAGAAGATTGATGCTGAAGGTATTTTTCCGCATATCCAGACTTCGATGGATATTAAACAGAACGTTGTAGAAAAAGATTTTCACGAGAAGAATGTAAGAAAAACCCTAAACTTCGGTCACACCATTGGTCATGCAATAGAAAGTTTATATTTAGAAAAAGGAAATCCTATTCTTCATGGTGAAGCTGTTGCACTGGGTATGACCTGCGAAACCCATCTTTCGTTCTTAGAAGGTTTACTATCTGAAGAAGATGCGGAAACCATTATTTCAAATATTTCCAGATATTATTCATTTTTAGATTTAAGTGATTTTAAATACGATGATATTTTCAAACTTTTATTAAACGACAAAAAGAATGAAGAAAGCAAAATCAATTTTTCTCTGCTTTCCGGAATTGGCTCTTGCATTTTTGATTATCAATGTAAAACAAAAAACATCCAGAATTCATTAGATTTTTATAAAAAAATCAGCCAATTTTAG
- a CDS encoding porin family protein has translation MKKLILGLAVTASSLAFAQTTTTTTPSMSSDVRFGIKAGMNVSSLSEDAGLADQKSKIGFNAGIFATIPVAESFSIQPEVLYTQYGDKYDQVILGNRYSRARHLDYVSVPVMFQYNFVPNFYVEAGPEFGVLVSAKNKFKNETNNNVITESGNYKDDLNSFNLGIGLGAGYYFTDNIGITARYVAGVTDVNKDRPNGSDAVRNNTFQVGLAYKF, from the coding sequence ATGAAAAAGTTAATTTTAGGACTAGCGGTTACAGCAAGTTCATTAGCATTCGCTCAGACAACGACTACAACTACACCATCAATGTCTTCAGATGTAAGATTTGGTATTAAGGCTGGTATGAACGTTTCATCTCTATCGGAAGACGCGGGTCTTGCAGATCAAAAGTCAAAAATTGGTTTTAATGCAGGTATATTCGCAACGATTCCAGTAGCAGAATCATTCAGTATTCAGCCAGAGGTTTTATACACACAATATGGTGACAAATATGATCAAGTGATTTTAGGAAACAGATATTCTAGAGCTAGACATTTAGATTATGTTTCAGTACCTGTTATGTTCCAGTATAACTTCGTTCCAAATTTTTATGTAGAAGCTGGTCCTGAATTTGGAGTTTTAGTTAGTGCTAAAAATAAATTTAAAAATGAAACAAATAACAATGTAATCACTGAATCTGGTAACTATAAAGATGATTTGAATTCATTTAATTTAGGTATTGGTTTAGGTGCTGGTTATTATTTCACAGACAATATTGGTATTACAGCAAGATATGTTGCAGGTGTAACTGATGTAAATAAAGACAGACCAAACGGTTCTGATGCTGTAAGAAACAATACTTTCCAAGTAGGTTTAGCTTACAAATTCTAA
- the purF gene encoding amidophosphoribosyltransferase, whose protein sequence is MKSLDIHKSEYLKQFENQTYGRNLFRTQEEERLDAPNEECGIFGMYSDNDLDTFSLSQFGLFALQHRGQEACGISVLKDGKITNMKDEGLVLDVYKEIQDPEAFMGNSAIGHTRYTTAGDKKKYNFQPFFAKNEYDQIILSIAHNGNLTNARELKTELEAEGVVFRATSDSEVILRLIQKNLDLGLRGAIKATMEKIEGAYSVVGMTRNKFFAFRDFNGIRPLVLGAIDEKTYVVASESVALDAVGAQYVRDILPGEIIYTNENEPGKLNSYMVNEERGKQRICSFEYIYFARPDSSLENINVYEIREKSGEKIWEQAPVEADIVIGVPDSGVPAAIGFSKASGIPFRPVLIKNRYIGRSFIVPTQEMRERVVNLKLNPIISEIKGKRVVIIDDSIVRGTTSKRLVKILKEAGVKEIHFRSVSPPIIAPCYLGIDTPSKDDLISANMSTEQLRDYLGVDSLEFLSTENLKVILGSSNHCFGCFTEEYPVAKGEEIELFS, encoded by the coding sequence ATGAAAAGTTTAGACATTCATAAAAGTGAATATTTAAAACAGTTTGAAAATCAAACCTACGGAAGAAATCTTTTCAGAACGCAGGAAGAAGAAAGACTTGATGCTCCGAATGAGGAGTGCGGCATCTTCGGAATGTATTCTGACAATGATCTCGATACGTTTTCTCTTTCACAATTCGGGCTTTTTGCTTTGCAGCACAGAGGTCAGGAAGCGTGTGGGATTTCCGTTTTGAAAGACGGAAAAATCACCAATATGAAAGATGAAGGTTTGGTTTTGGATGTTTATAAAGAGATCCAGGATCCCGAAGCTTTTATGGGAAATTCTGCTATCGGGCACACTCGTTACACGACTGCAGGAGACAAAAAGAAATATAATTTTCAGCCATTTTTTGCCAAAAACGAATATGACCAGATTATACTTTCTATCGCTCATAATGGTAACTTAACCAATGCGAGAGAATTAAAAACAGAATTGGAAGCTGAAGGCGTTGTTTTCAGAGCAACTTCAGATTCTGAGGTTATTTTAAGATTAATTCAAAAAAATCTTGATTTAGGTCTTCGTGGAGCGATTAAAGCTACAATGGAGAAAATTGAAGGCGCATATTCTGTTGTCGGAATGACAAGAAATAAATTTTTCGCTTTTAGAGATTTTAACGGAATCAGACCTTTAGTTTTAGGTGCAATCGATGAAAAAACTTACGTTGTGGCTTCAGAATCTGTAGCTTTAGACGCGGTTGGAGCACAATATGTAAGAGATATTCTTCCTGGAGAAATCATCTACACCAATGAAAACGAGCCCGGAAAACTAAATTCTTACATGGTGAATGAAGAAAGAGGCAAGCAAAGAATCTGTTCGTTTGAATATATTTATTTTGCAAGACCCGATTCCTCTTTAGAAAACATCAATGTATACGAAATCAGAGAAAAGTCTGGTGAGAAAATCTGGGAACAAGCTCCTGTAGAAGCCGATATTGTAATTGGAGTTCCTGATTCTGGAGTTCCTGCTGCGATTGGTTTTTCGAAAGCTTCAGGAATACCTTTCCGTCCGGTTTTGATCAAAAACAGATATATCGGAAGAAGTTTCATCGTACCAACTCAGGAAATGAGAGAAAGGGTAGTGAACCTTAAACTAAACCCGATTATTTCTGAAATTAAAGGAAAAAGAGTAGTGATCATCGATGATTCTATCGTTCGTGGAACAACTTCTAAGAGATTGGTTAAAATTTTAAAAGAAGCAGGTGTCAAGGAAATTCATTTCAGAAGTGTTTCACCACCAATTATCGCACCTTGTTATTTAGGAATTGACACGCCATCAAAGGATGATTTGATCTCTGCAAATATGTCAACCGAACAGTTGAGAGATTATCTGGGAGTAGATTCTTTAGAATTTTTGAGTACGGAAAACTTAAAGGTAATTTTAGGTTCCTCAAATCATTGTTTTGGATGTTTCACTGAAGAATATCCGGTTGCAAAAGGAGAAGAAATAGAGTTATTTAGTTAA
- the purC gene encoding phosphoribosylaminoimidazolesuccinocarboxamide synthase, whose translation MSQKKEMLYEGKAKQVFATDNPDEVVVRFKDDATAFNAQKRGSVDLKGEMNNAITTLIFEYLNEKGIKTHFIKQLDEREQLVKKVSIIPLEMVVRNYSAGSMAQRLGVEEGIKSPVTIFDICYKKDELGDPLINDHHAVFLGAATYEELDEMYELTSDINDILIDLFDKMNIILVDFKIELGKTSTGEIILADEISPDTCRLWDKDTMKKLDKDRFRRDLGEVTEAYVEIYNRLKAILQK comes from the coding sequence ATGAGTCAAAAGAAAGAAATGTTGTATGAAGGTAAGGCAAAACAAGTATTTGCTACCGATAATCCTGACGAAGTGGTAGTACGTTTTAAAGACGATGCTACAGCATTTAATGCTCAAAAAAGAGGTTCTGTGGATTTGAAAGGTGAAATGAATAACGCCATCACAACTCTTATTTTTGAATATTTGAATGAAAAAGGGATCAAAACTCATTTCATTAAGCAATTGGACGAAAGAGAACAATTGGTAAAAAAAGTATCTATTATTCCTTTGGAAATGGTGGTAAGAAACTATTCTGCAGGAAGCATGGCACAAAGATTAGGTGTAGAGGAAGGAATAAAATCTCCGGTTACAATTTTCGATATCTGCTACAAAAAAGACGAATTGGGAGATCCGCTTATCAACGATCACCACGCGGTTTTCTTAGGTGCAGCAACATACGAAGAGCTTGACGAAATGTACGAATTGACCTCAGACATTAACGATATTCTGATCGACCTTTTTGATAAAATGAACATTATCCTGGTTGATTTTAAAATCGAATTGGGTAAAACTTCAACTGGTGAAATCATCTTAGCAGACGAAATTTCTCCTGACACGTGCAGACTTTGGGACAAAGACACGATGAAGAAACTGGATAAAGACAGATTCAGAAGAGATCTTGGCGAAGTAACTGAAGCTTACGTTGAGATCTACAATCGCCTTAAGGCTATTTTACAGAAGTAA
- a CDS encoding DUF3307 domain-containing protein, with product MIFTQLILAHLLGDFILQPNSWVADKENIKLKSKYLYLHILIHNFLSFIFLWNTELWWVAVVVGISHLVIDASKLYFQNVKTKKRWFFIDQFLHIAVIAGVSFYFNEFNFEFLKDQNLLKIAVAVLFLSTPTSIIIKTLLSSWTPVAEAHNNIQTESLSSAGKYIGILERLLVFTFIMVNHWEGVGFMVAAKSVFRFSDLAQAKQRKLTEYVLIGTLLSFGIAVLTGILIK from the coding sequence ATGATCTTTACTCAACTCATATTGGCACATCTACTTGGAGATTTTATTCTTCAGCCAAATTCTTGGGTTGCAGATAAAGAAAACATAAAACTGAAGAGCAAATATTTGTACCTTCACATTCTGATTCACAACTTCTTAAGTTTTATTTTTCTTTGGAACACAGAGTTATGGTGGGTAGCGGTAGTCGTGGGAATTTCACATTTAGTAATTGATGCCTCAAAACTTTATTTTCAAAATGTTAAAACTAAAAAAAGATGGTTTTTTATCGACCAATTTTTGCACATCGCAGTGATTGCAGGAGTTTCTTTTTATTTTAATGAATTTAATTTTGAATTTTTAAAAGATCAAAACTTATTAAAAATCGCAGTTGCAGTTTTATTTTTATCGACACCAACTTCGATTATTATTAAAACTTTACTGTCTTCATGGACTCCGGTTGCTGAAGCACACAACAATATACAAACCGAATCTTTATCCAGTGCCGGAAAATATATTGGAATATTAGAACGTCTTTTGGTATTCACTTTTATTATGGTCAATCATTGGGAAGGCGTAGGTTTTATGGTCGCAGCAAAATCTGTTTTCAGATTCAGCGATCTTGCACAGGCTAAACAAAGAAAACTGACAGAATATGTGCTCATCGGTACATTGCTGAGTTTTGGAATAGCAGTTTTAACAGGAATTTTAATTAAGTAA
- a CDS encoding SatD family protein — MIAVITGDIINSQYADTQVWITKLKNLLEKWGSAPQTWEIYRGDEFQLKCNINDVFWRFLAIKSLIRSQENLDVRIAIGIGEENFSSEKITESNGTAYVNSGRLLNDLKNDGHTVSIKTNNESLDRDLNILLKWSSKDFDSWTMATAEIIHEMIMNNDMTQEDLAKKFAISQSSISQRLKRANYELIVETNHYFTKKISEL, encoded by the coding sequence ATGATAGCGGTCATCACCGGTGATATTATAAATTCGCAATATGCAGACACTCAAGTTTGGATCACCAAACTGAAAAATCTTCTTGAAAAGTGGGGAAGTGCTCCACAAACATGGGAAATTTACAGAGGCGACGAATTTCAGCTCAAATGTAATATTAATGACGTTTTTTGGCGTTTCTTAGCCATCAAATCTCTTATAAGAAGTCAGGAAAATTTAGACGTTAGGATCGCCATTGGTATCGGCGAGGAAAATTTTTCATCAGAAAAAATTACAGAATCCAACGGTACAGCTTATGTAAATTCAGGGAGATTGCTAAACGATCTCAAGAATGACGGACACACTGTTTCTATAAAAACCAACAACGAGTCTTTAGATCGCGATCTCAATATTCTTCTCAAATGGTCTTCAAAAGATTTTGATAGCTGGACGATGGCAACTGCAGAAATTATCCACGAAATGATCATGAATAATGACATGACACAAGAAGATCTTGCGAAAAAATTTGCGATTTCGCAGTCGTCTATCAGCCAAAGGCTGAAACGTGCAAACTACGAACTTATCGTAGAAACCAATCACTATTTTACAAAGAAAATCTCAGAATTGTAG